One stretch of Candidatus Bathyarchaeia archaeon DNA includes these proteins:
- a CDS encoding ArnT family glycosyltransferase, producing MGTKQKNLEVIFTGVFSVLVFVLFYFFVGANGLVLGNDPAVHLETAKYFLSTGSLPLTSILWLPPLYHLALSTFISFTGAVTVDQQLFVIKAITALMDWLLVFSVYQLAAKFFNKTTGVIAASLLLLCFPLYELNSWGGYTSILSLAFMALLFVYLALPLKSTANAVVAFILAFSVVLSHQLATFISVFILAPFLVVVLVKSRGNYSKALIAAVIGGGIAFGIYYLQPILPYLGDLVEIVFFQIQSYAFQIPAVSFNSFMTYFGFIVFFAFGGLVVAYFKLKAKRLLVFYLLLVLAFLIPVGFSQSYLVGIYLPFQWFVYYMLPALVVLAAVTFTFLMDTAFAAYFNNRAGWRRRALKILSVALAAALVAVMVLHFGTVSGKLEEDVVFYSTSDMNAYQAGGWIRENYPDTSAQVVVSKEPGHWFWVYSGLNVTAETDPIIDWNTNAECVLDLSYEFTNPLTMTRVYTAKTDISDENFVQLNMVWHRITQTPLENSYLSYRDQNGTLHEYTLGSLNRAISMDTVHSPRRISVEYTAQDFLLTQNFLMENNSYPVTVTWELTALNDNLNYVTFYLSQYFDPTMSFTQANIAGALEWESPLDNPTKVAPNQWAVTSFTRENLQQNSCIDFYDPDNQTAYAVRFLDLPDSGNVGALWNRNVDALRWQYTMFKVEANYTISLSYQTLAFSLTSYPAIKDPHAMDSLFTQTVEPFEVQCRNFASIIRDNYVGFIVYDTTRFDPKILGSGWVQLVYSNDKYYVLKIKSDHPYANVLEPVG from the coding sequence TTGGGCACAAAACAAAAAAACTTAGAAGTAATCTTCACAGGCGTCTTTTCGGTGCTGGTCTTCGTACTGTTCTACTTCTTTGTGGGCGCCAACGGCTTAGTCTTGGGCAACGACCCCGCCGTGCACTTAGAAACCGCCAAGTACTTCCTATCCACCGGAAGCCTGCCTCTGACCAGTATTCTTTGGCTGCCCCCATTGTATCATCTTGCGCTCTCCACTTTCATCTCCTTCACCGGCGCCGTAACCGTGGACCAACAGCTTTTCGTCATAAAAGCCATAACCGCCCTCATGGACTGGCTGCTGGTCTTCTCCGTTTACCAGTTGGCAGCCAAATTCTTCAACAAAACCACTGGCGTCATCGCCGCTTCCCTGCTACTGCTTTGTTTCCCCCTTTACGAGCTCAACAGTTGGGGCGGCTACACCAGCATCCTTAGCTTGGCGTTCATGGCGTTGCTGTTTGTGTATTTAGCGTTGCCTTTGAAGAGTACGGCAAACGCGGTTGTGGCGTTTATTTTGGCGTTCTCAGTGGTGCTGTCCCATCAGCTTGCCACCTTCATCTCCGTGTTTATCTTGGCGCCTTTCCTTGTTGTGGTGCTGGTGAAGTCCCGCGGCAACTACTCCAAAGCCCTTATCGCAGCCGTCATAGGCGGCGGAATCGCTTTTGGCATCTACTACCTGCAGCCCATATTGCCCTACCTTGGCGATTTGGTGGAAATTGTGTTTTTCCAAATCCAATCCTACGCCTTCCAAATCCCTGCTGTTAGCTTCAACTCCTTCATGACCTATTTTGGTTTCATCGTGTTTTTCGCCTTCGGCGGGCTTGTTGTGGCGTATTTTAAGCTTAAAGCTAAGCGGCTGCTGGTCTTCTACTTGCTGCTGGTGTTGGCTTTTTTGATTCCCGTGGGCTTTTCGCAGTCGTACCTTGTGGGCATTTATTTGCCGTTTCAATGGTTTGTCTATTACATGCTGCCTGCGTTGGTGGTTTTGGCGGCGGTTACCTTCACTTTCCTGATGGATACGGCATTTGCGGCTTACTTCAATAACCGCGCTGGGTGGCGTCGGCGTGCCCTCAAAATTCTCAGCGTAGCCTTGGCGGCGGCGTTGGTGGCGGTGATGGTTTTGCATTTTGGCACGGTTAGCGGCAAGCTGGAGGAGGACGTTGTGTTTTACTCTACCTCGGACATGAACGCTTATCAGGCAGGCGGGTGGATACGGGAAAACTACCCTGATACGTCGGCGCAGGTTGTTGTTTCCAAGGAGCCTGGGCATTGGTTCTGGGTTTATTCAGGGTTGAATGTGACGGCGGAAACCGACCCCATCATTGATTGGAACACCAACGCCGAATGCGTACTGGACTTATCCTACGAGTTCACAAACCCGTTGACCATGACGCGGGTTTACACTGCCAAAACCGACATCTCGGACGAAAACTTTGTGCAGTTGAACATGGTTTGGCACCGCATCACCCAAACGCCCCTGGAGAACTCTTACCTTAGTTACCGCGACCAAAACGGAACCCTCCATGAATACACGTTGGGCAGCCTCAACCGCGCCATCTCCATGGACACCGTGCATTCGCCCCGTCGCATAAGCGTGGAGTACACCGCGCAGGATTTCCTGTTGACCCAAAATTTCCTCATGGAAAATAACTCGTACCCCGTGACGGTAACGTGGGAGTTGACGGCGTTAAATGACAACCTCAACTACGTCACCTTCTACCTAAGCCAATACTTTGACCCCACCATGTCTTTCACACAAGCCAACATCGCGGGTGCCTTGGAGTGGGAGAGCCCGCTGGATAACCCCACCAAAGTGGCGCCTAACCAGTGGGCAGTCACCAGCTTCACTCGCGAAAACCTGCAGCAAAACAGTTGCATCGACTTCTATGACCCCGACAACCAAACCGCCTACGCCGTCCGCTTCCTTGACTTGCCCGACTCAGGCAACGTGGGTGCCCTGTGGAACCGCAACGTCGACGCCCTACGCTGGCAGTACACCATGTTTAAAGTGGAAGCCAACTACACCATTTCACTTAGCTACCAGACACTGGCGTTTTCGCTCACGAGTTACCCTGCAATAAAAGACCCTCACGCCATGGATTCCCTGTTCACTCAAACCGTGGAGCCTTTCGAGGTGCAATGCCGCAACTTTGCCTCCATCATCCGCGACAACTACGTCGGCTTCATAGTCTACGACACAACCCGCTTTGACCCCAAAATTTTGGGTTCGGGGTGGGTGCAGCTGGTTTACTCCAACGACAAGTATTATGTGCTCAAAATAAAATCGGACCACCCCTACGCAAACGTGCTGGAGCCTGTTGGGTAA
- a CDS encoding nicotinamide-nucleotide adenylyltransferase, translating into MPTRGLYVGRFQPFHIGHLEAIKRILDEVEELVIVIGSAQYSHTKENPFTSGERLVMIRSALEGAKVDFSRVWVVPVPDVHLHMMWVSAVEGYTPSFEIVYSNEPLTKRLFMEAGYKIKNIPFIERQLYSSTMVREKMLQGESWAALVPKAVAALVAEIDGVNRLRDLNQTDKPAAAEEP; encoded by the coding sequence ATGCCTACCCGCGGACTATATGTTGGACGATTTCAGCCTTTCCATATAGGTCACCTCGAAGCCATTAAACGGATTTTGGACGAAGTGGAGGAACTGGTCATAGTCATCGGCAGCGCCCAGTACAGCCACACCAAAGAAAACCCCTTCACCTCAGGCGAGCGGCTTGTCATGATACGCAGCGCCTTGGAGGGTGCAAAAGTGGATTTTAGCCGCGTCTGGGTGGTTCCCGTTCCAGACGTGCACCTACACATGATGTGGGTCTCCGCCGTCGAAGGCTACACGCCCAGCTTCGAAATCGTCTACAGCAACGAGCCCCTCACTAAACGGCTGTTTATGGAGGCAGGCTACAAAATCAAAAACATCCCCTTCATAGAGCGGCAACTTTACTCTTCAACCATGGTTAGGGAAAAGATGCTGCAAGGCGAAAGCTGGGCTGCACTGGTTCCCAAAGCCGTTGCCGCTCTCGTTGCGGAAATTGACGGCGTCAACCGACTCCGCGACCTCAACCAAACCGACAAGCCCGCCGCTGCGGAAGAGCCATGA
- a CDS encoding NAD(P)H-dependent oxidoreductase yields the protein MKVLVVLAHPDPGSFNAAIARTAVNTLTQLGHTVVFHDLHAEGFNPLIETQEIPSEAHLEPEIQQHCNELASADGIVVVHPNWWGQPPAVLKGWIDRVFREEVAYRFVEGDGGEGVPVGLLKAKKAVVFNTSNTASEREQRVFGDPLETLWKTCIFDLCGVKEFHRHVFRVVITSTQTQRRTWLQEVTDIIKKDFPQQTTQQSTQPDN from the coding sequence ATGAAAGTCCTTGTGGTTCTCGCGCATCCTGACCCCGGCAGTTTTAATGCGGCTATTGCGAGAACAGCCGTCAACACCCTTACGCAGTTAGGGCACACAGTGGTTTTCCATGACCTTCACGCCGAAGGCTTTAACCCCCTTATAGAAACCCAAGAAATCCCCTCCGAAGCCCACCTAGAACCAGAAATTCAGCAGCACTGCAACGAGTTAGCGTCCGCCGACGGCATCGTGGTTGTGCATCCGAATTGGTGGGGGCAACCGCCTGCAGTTCTCAAAGGCTGGATTGACCGCGTTTTCCGTGAAGAGGTGGCGTACCGTTTCGTGGAGGGCGACGGCGGTGAAGGTGTGCCTGTGGGGTTGCTGAAAGCGAAAAAGGCTGTGGTTTTTAACACTTCAAACACCGCATCCGAGCGGGAGCAGCGTGTATTTGGCGACCCGTTGGAGACTCTTTGGAAAACCTGCATTTTCGACTTGTGCGGCGTCAAAGAGTTCCACCGCCATGTGTTCAGGGTGGTTATAACCAGTACCCAAACCCAACGCAGAACGTGGCTACAAGAAGTCACAGACATAATTAAAAAAGACTTTCCGCAACAAACCACACAGCAATCAACTCAACCTGACAATTAA
- a CDS encoding hemerythrin domain-containing protein has translation MEQLRSAFGRGPPEGSIYDMLRAEHRQIKASLQEILGSGRIMQDVFSQTATALEIHMKGEEALLYPKLEENNSTRAYAVKSREEHNFARMAIKDINNAAADERWMAKVSLLYDVVNHHINVEESDVFPAARKVLTDTLAMQMGREYRTRVPSEMHSPAATQPPSSQEMSETPPVAPQKQEDEP, from the coding sequence TTGGAACAGTTAAGGTCGGCTTTCGGCAGAGGGCCCCCAGAAGGCAGCATATATGACATGCTCAGAGCGGAGCACCGCCAAATCAAAGCAAGCCTCCAAGAAATCTTGGGCAGCGGACGCATAATGCAGGACGTTTTCTCACAAACCGCAACTGCCTTGGAGATTCACATGAAAGGCGAGGAAGCACTGCTATACCCCAAGCTTGAAGAGAACAACAGCACCCGCGCCTACGCCGTGAAATCCCGCGAAGAACACAACTTTGCGCGGATGGCAATAAAAGACATTAACAATGCAGCGGCGGATGAGCGTTGGATGGCAAAAGTCTCCTTGCTCTACGACGTTGTGAACCACCACATCAACGTAGAGGAAAGTGACGTTTTTCCCGCCGCTCGAAAAGTGCTAACGGACACATTGGCGATGCAGATGGGAAGAGAATACAGAACACGAGTCCCCAGCGAAATGCACAGCCCAGCCGCAACTCAGCCGCCAAGCAGCCAAGAAATGAGCGAAACGCCCCCAGTGGCACCGCAAAAGCAAGAAGACGAACCGTAA
- a CDS encoding AbrB/MazE/SpoVT family DNA-binding domain-containing protein, with the protein MLEEEMKVGPKGQVVIPRAMRKALKIEPGSKVLIKMDDDKLILEKPDFDAVAVFERIAKEIHCNTKIDPHAYEEELEERYKRALSGR; encoded by the coding sequence TTGCTTGAAGAGGAAATGAAAGTTGGACCAAAAGGGCAAGTGGTTATCCCTCGCGCGATGCGAAAAGCCCTAAAAATCGAACCCGGCTCTAAAGTTCTAATCAAGATGGACGATGACAAGCTCATTTTGGAGAAGCCCGATTTTGATGCCGTTGCCGTGTTCGAACGCATAGCCAAGGAAATTCACTGCAATACCAAAATAGATCCTCACGCATATGAAGAAGAACTTGAAGAGAGATACAAACGTGCTCTATCTGGACGCTAA
- a CDS encoding type II toxin-antitoxin system VapC family toxin, which yields MKRDTNVLYLDANVFIFAAINTEELGEQARSLLSRIQRGEEKAGTSALTFDEVFWVIKKHNSDLAFEACHALLNFPNLEIIAANKELASSALQLIRDCQLRPRDALHAATAIAEKADYIVSEDPDFDRITQLKRKTLDTNQNSPG from the coding sequence TTGAAGAGAGATACAAACGTGCTCTATCTGGACGCTAACGTGTTCATCTTTGCAGCTATAAATACAGAGGAGCTTGGAGAACAGGCGAGGTCTCTCTTAAGTAGAATTCAGCGTGGGGAAGAAAAAGCGGGAACCTCGGCATTGACTTTCGATGAAGTATTTTGGGTTATAAAAAAGCATAATTCAGACCTGGCTTTTGAAGCCTGCCATGCCCTTCTAAATTTTCCGAACTTGGAAATAATTGCAGCTAACAAGGAGTTGGCGTCTTCAGCTTTGCAGCTAATCCGAGACTGCCAGCTTCGCCCAAGGGACGCCTTACATGCAGCGACAGCTATCGCGGAGAAAGCTGACTACATTGTGTCTGAAGACCCCGACTTTGATAGGATAACCCAGCTAAAACGAAAAACGTTAGACACGAACCAAAATTCACCTGGCTAA
- a CDS encoding zinc finger domain-containing protein produces the protein MAERQATSLSLVTCTSCGKPIAPGSEATKFPCPNCGEIQIKRDGKCRKFGRPYKCPKCGFTGP, from the coding sequence ATGGCAGAAAGACAAGCAACTTCCCTTTCACTGGTTACCTGCACCAGCTGCGGAAAACCCATCGCCCCCGGCAGCGAAGCCACAAAGTTTCCATGCCCAAACTGCGGCGAAATCCAAATCAAACGCGACGGCAAATGCCGCAAATTCGGCAGACCCTACAAATGCCCCAAATGCGGCTTCACAGGACCCTAA
- a CDS encoding elongation factor 1-beta — protein MGSVIVTYKIFPEDIVKDFTPLKNEIQTRTPEYAEITGYGEEPIAFGLVALLVQLKFPEDQQGIVDELETKLADIPGISQVQTLMVRRSSR, from the coding sequence ATGGGCAGCGTAATTGTAACCTACAAAATCTTCCCCGAAGACATCGTCAAAGACTTCACCCCCCTCAAAAACGAAATCCAAACCCGCACCCCCGAATACGCAGAAATCACCGGCTACGGCGAAGAACCAATCGCCTTCGGCTTAGTTGCCTTACTGGTGCAGCTAAAATTTCCTGAAGACCAACAAGGCATCGTCGACGAGCTCGAAACCAAACTCGCCGACATCCCTGGCATAAGCCAAGTTCAAACATTAATGGTGCGCAGAAGCAGCCGATAA
- a CDS encoding CDC48 family AAA ATPase, whose product MSDTHEVQLRAGDARQRDVGRGIARIDQRTMQKLNISAGDVIEIIAKRTTSAIAWPAYSEDQNRDIIRIDGFTRKNAGVAINEYVIVRPAKVKTALSITLAPVDMRLNVDEDFTNFVKNRLMERTLVEGDTTLVMMLGHAIPFTVSKTRPHGIVKVTAESRLTILNEPAPEAKGLPRTTYEDIGGLHDEIQRVREMVELPLRHPELFQRLGIEPPKGVLLHGPPGCGKTLLARAVANESEANFYSINGPEIMSKFYGESEARLREIFQQAQQNAPSIIFIDELDAIAPKREEVTGEVERRVVAQLLALMDGLSGRGNVIVIGATNRPSALDQALRRPGRFDREIEIGVPDKKGRYEVLQIHTRGMPLVPCVEGATGEEASKGVDLNRLAEMTHGYTGADLSALSRETAMKALRRYLPQINLEEERIPPAVLEKMEVQMDDFINAYKEVTPTAMREVYIEVATVHWGDIGGLEEVKQHLKESVEWPIKSPEIFERLGIKPPKGILLYGPPGCGKTLLARAVATESEANFISIKGPEVFSKWVGESEKAIREVFRKARMAAPAVVFFDEMDSLTPQRGGTSDSGVSERVISQLLTEMDGILSLQDIVVVAATNRPNLIDPAILRPGRFDRLIYVPEPDEQSRLQILKLYSANMPLAKDVDLNQVALQAKFYSGADLENICREAAMHALRRDVNSREVTMQDFLDAIKEVGPSVSPDMEKWYKSFMKQVRQVQKPSTPIA is encoded by the coding sequence ATGAGCGATACACACGAAGTTCAACTCCGCGCAGGCGACGCCCGACAACGCGACGTCGGCAGAGGCATCGCCCGCATTGACCAAAGAACCATGCAGAAACTTAACATAAGCGCTGGCGACGTTATTGAAATCATTGCAAAAAGAACAACCAGCGCCATCGCGTGGCCCGCCTACAGCGAAGACCAAAACCGCGACATCATCCGCATCGACGGTTTCACCCGCAAAAACGCTGGCGTCGCCATCAACGAATACGTCATTGTCCGCCCAGCCAAAGTCAAAACCGCGTTAAGCATCACTTTGGCGCCGGTGGATATGCGCCTTAATGTGGATGAAGATTTCACAAATTTTGTTAAAAACCGCCTCATGGAACGCACCCTCGTGGAGGGTGACACCACGCTGGTGATGATGTTGGGGCACGCAATTCCCTTCACCGTCAGCAAAACCCGCCCCCACGGCATCGTCAAAGTCACCGCTGAATCCCGCTTAACCATCCTAAATGAGCCCGCGCCTGAAGCTAAAGGGCTTCCCCGCACCACCTATGAGGACATCGGTGGCTTGCACGACGAGATTCAACGCGTTCGCGAAATGGTAGAATTGCCGCTTCGGCATCCTGAACTGTTCCAGCGACTGGGCATTGAACCCCCAAAAGGTGTGCTGCTTCATGGTCCGCCTGGCTGTGGCAAGACGTTGCTGGCTCGTGCGGTTGCCAACGAATCTGAAGCCAACTTTTACAGCATCAACGGTCCCGAAATCATGAGTAAATTCTACGGGGAATCTGAAGCGCGGCTGCGGGAGATTTTCCAGCAGGCTCAGCAAAACGCGCCCAGCATCATATTCATTGACGAGTTGGATGCCATTGCGCCTAAGCGTGAGGAAGTCACGGGTGAAGTGGAGCGTCGTGTGGTTGCGCAGTTGCTTGCTTTGATGGATGGGCTCTCGGGCAGAGGCAACGTCATTGTCATTGGTGCCACGAACCGTCCCAGCGCGTTGGATCAGGCGTTGCGTCGTCCTGGCAGGTTTGACCGCGAAATTGAGATTGGGGTGCCTGACAAGAAGGGTCGTTATGAGGTTTTGCAGATTCACACGCGGGGTATGCCTTTGGTGCCTTGTGTTGAGGGTGCCACGGGTGAGGAGGCTTCTAAGGGTGTGGATTTGAATCGTTTAGCGGAGATGACTCATGGTTACACGGGCGCTGACTTGTCGGCTTTAAGTCGGGAAACTGCCATGAAGGCGCTGCGTCGGTATTTGCCTCAGATTAACTTGGAAGAAGAGCGGATTCCGCCCGCCGTGCTCGAAAAGATGGAGGTTCAAATGGATGACTTCATCAACGCCTACAAAGAAGTCACCCCAACCGCGATGCGCGAGGTCTACATTGAGGTTGCGACTGTGCATTGGGGCGACATCGGCGGTTTGGAAGAAGTTAAACAGCACCTGAAGGAGTCAGTTGAGTGGCCCATCAAGTCGCCTGAAATCTTTGAGCGGTTAGGCATTAAGCCGCCAAAGGGCATTTTGCTGTATGGTCCGCCTGGTTGTGGCAAGACGTTGCTGGCTCGTGCGGTTGCCACCGAGTCTGAGGCTAACTTCATATCCATCAAGGGTCCTGAAGTGTTTAGCAAATGGGTGGGTGAATCCGAGAAAGCTATCCGTGAGGTTTTCCGCAAGGCAAGGATGGCTGCTCCTGCCGTGGTTTTCTTTGATGAGATGGATTCGCTTACGCCTCAGCGGGGCGGAACCAGCGACAGTGGCGTTTCAGAACGCGTTATCAGCCAGTTGCTAACCGAGATGGATGGCATCTTGTCTTTGCAGGATATTGTGGTTGTTGCGGCGACGAACCGCCCGAACCTTATTGACCCTGCGATTTTGCGTCCTGGCAGGTTTGACCGTTTGATTTATGTGCCTGAGCCGGATGAGCAGAGCCGCCTGCAGATTCTTAAGCTCTACAGCGCGAACATGCCCTTGGCTAAAGACGTGGACTTAAACCAAGTGGCTTTGCAGGCCAAGTTCTATTCTGGCGCTGACCTTGAGAACATTTGCCGTGAAGCTGCCATGCATGCACTGCGGCGAGACGTGAATTCGCGTGAAGTGACGATGCAGGACTTCTTGGACGCCATCAAAGAGGTTGGTCCCTCGGTCTCTCCTGACATGGAGAAATGGTACAAGAGCTTCATGAAGCAGGTCCGCCAAGTACAAAAACCATCCACACCAATCGCTTAG
- a CDS encoding NAD(P)/FAD-dependent oxidoreductase, with protein MRDAIVIGGGPAGSFSAYELAKRGLDVAVFEEHSTIGLPSHCAGHLSIRSLRGLGLFPLPQGVLENTFSAANFYSPNGTKFSVHLSQPVTCAVNRARFDQLLAEKAQRAGAEFHLDTRVESLALRDGFVEGVSLTKTREQVSARLVVDAEGVSSRLLRQAGLQALNGKELAYAVEAEVEGVCDVEEHAVEVYVGKDFAPNFYGWLIPRPDGTAKVGLATCRGNPKQYFERLQRKHPIASRQLKTAKIKSMAYHAITLGGPLPRAYTNGFLAVGDCASQVKPTTGGGVIFSLTCAKIAAQVAQEALQKGDPSAEALQPYQKRLDAALGFDVSVMKRARKAVYTFSDAKLDRAFGFVQRVGLGKALRDIDEIDFQGRMFFSMLTKPAAYASLAYLLTLSLPL; from the coding sequence GTGCGGGACGCCATCGTTATCGGTGGTGGACCAGCAGGCTCTTTTTCTGCATATGAACTCGCCAAACGCGGTTTAGATGTAGCGGTTTTCGAGGAGCACTCCACAATAGGGCTTCCGTCGCATTGCGCGGGGCACTTGAGCATCCGCAGCTTGCGAGGGTTGGGTTTGTTTCCGCTTCCTCAAGGCGTTTTGGAGAACACGTTTTCGGCGGCTAACTTTTACTCACCCAACGGCACCAAATTCAGCGTCCACCTCTCCCAGCCCGTAACTTGCGCGGTTAATCGGGCGCGGTTTGACCAGTTGTTGGCGGAGAAGGCACAGCGTGCAGGGGCAGAGTTCCACTTGGATACACGGGTTGAGTCGCTTGCCTTGCGGGACGGTTTTGTGGAAGGCGTGAGCCTCACCAAAACGCGTGAGCAGGTTTCTGCACGGTTGGTTGTGGATGCGGAGGGGGTTTCTTCGCGGTTGCTGCGTCAGGCGGGTTTGCAGGCGCTTAACGGCAAAGAACTTGCTTACGCGGTGGAAGCCGAAGTTGAAGGTGTCTGCGATGTGGAGGAGCATGCGGTTGAGGTTTACGTGGGCAAGGATTTTGCGCCAAACTTTTACGGCTGGCTCATCCCCCGACCAGACGGAACCGCAAAAGTCGGGCTCGCAACCTGCAGGGGCAACCCCAAACAATACTTTGAACGGCTACAGCGCAAGCACCCCATTGCATCAAGGCAGCTAAAAACGGCTAAAATCAAAAGCATGGCATACCACGCCATCACACTGGGCGGACCCCTCCCACGCGCCTACACCAACGGATTCTTGGCAGTCGGCGACTGCGCCTCACAAGTTAAACCCACCACAGGCGGAGGCGTAATCTTCAGCCTAACCTGCGCAAAAATCGCCGCCCAAGTTGCCCAAGAAGCCCTCCAAAAAGGCGACCCATCCGCAGAAGCCCTACAACCCTACCAGAAGCGCCTTGATGCTGCGTTGGGCTTTGATGTTTCTGTCATGAAGCGGGCAAGAAAAGCCGTTTACACTTTTTCCGACGCGAAACTTGACCGCGCTTTTGGGTTCGTGCAGCGGGTCGGCTTGGGAAAGGCACTGCGGGATATAGACGAAATCGATTTTCAAGGGCGTATGTTTTTTTCTATGCTCACAAAGCCTGCTGCTTACGCTTCGTTGGCTTATTTATTGACGTTGTCTCTGCCCCTTTGA
- the pth2 gene encoding peptidyl-tRNA hydrolase Pth2, which produces MREFAYKQVLVFRKDLQLSKGKVAAQAGHAAVSAAQEAHIHHRAWWDAWMFEGQRKIAVKVPTEKELHELEEAAEDLGLPHALIVDAGLTEIPEGTVTCLGIGPAPADRMDRLTGKLQLL; this is translated from the coding sequence ATGCGTGAGTTTGCTTACAAGCAGGTGTTGGTTTTCCGCAAAGACCTCCAGCTTAGCAAAGGTAAAGTTGCTGCTCAGGCGGGGCATGCGGCGGTTTCTGCGGCTCAGGAGGCTCATATTCATCATAGGGCGTGGTGGGATGCGTGGATGTTTGAGGGGCAACGCAAAATCGCCGTCAAAGTCCCCACCGAAAAGGAACTGCACGAGCTGGAGGAAGCCGCCGAAGACCTCGGTTTGCCCCACGCGCTCATCGTGGATGCGGGGTTGACAGAGATTCCTGAGGGCACGGTGACTTGTCTGGGGATTGGTCCCGCCCCCGCCGACAGGATGGACCGCTTGACAGGAAAACTCCAGTTGTTGTAG
- the truD gene encoding tRNA pseudouridine(13) synthase TruD, with product MGVPELERQMGISAYLTTTAGFGGAIRGTVEDFVVEETLVDGSTATTTQTAATKPALGATAERRTYLLCVLVKRNWDTFIALKNIARELGVEPAKIQIAGIKDAKAVTAQYITLKGVTAQQAADVQVKDMQLRPLGYFREALCPFYLLGNNFKIAISNIQADEAEVEQQTAQVAEQVAAAGGIPNFFGHQRFGTTRVITHLVGKAMVNGDFAGAAMVFLGNPSPNEHPQSQKARAELQESGDFKQALAEFPVQLRFERVMLRHLAEDPADFAGAFRRLPLKLRTLFVQAWQSYLFNRFLSARLNSGLGLGTAEAGDFVVGVERSGLPLTRTGKFVAEANVAEVNRQIAAGKLRVALPIFGSRQRLSEGKTGEMQRQILQEEGVTDRGFWVRELPEVNSKGELRAAVCPVCGFTADKAAPDLGGLRLPLQFRLLRGAYATVLLRELIKPKDLIAAGF from the coding sequence TTGGGGGTTCCTGAGCTTGAACGCCAAATGGGCATCAGCGCCTACCTCACCACGACAGCGGGGTTTGGTGGAGCAATCAGGGGAACAGTGGAGGATTTTGTGGTCGAAGAAACCCTCGTCGACGGCTCCACCGCAACCACAACCCAAACCGCAGCGACAAAACCTGCACTGGGAGCAACCGCGGAACGCCGAACCTACCTGCTTTGCGTGCTGGTCAAACGTAACTGGGACACTTTTATCGCCCTCAAAAACATCGCCCGCGAACTCGGCGTCGAACCCGCAAAAATCCAAATCGCAGGCATCAAAGACGCCAAAGCCGTCACCGCGCAGTACATAACCCTCAAAGGCGTCACCGCCCAGCAAGCCGCAGATGTCCAAGTCAAAGACATGCAGCTTCGCCCCTTAGGTTACTTTCGCGAGGCACTCTGCCCGTTTTACCTGTTGGGCAACAACTTTAAAATCGCCATCTCAAACATCCAAGCCGACGAGGCGGAGGTGGAGCAGCAAACCGCACAGGTCGCGGAGCAAGTTGCCGCGGCGGGGGGTATCCCAAACTTTTTTGGGCACCAACGCTTCGGAACCACCCGCGTCATCACCCACCTGGTCGGCAAAGCCATGGTTAACGGCGACTTCGCGGGGGCGGCTATGGTTTTTCTGGGCAACCCCAGCCCAAACGAGCACCCCCAATCCCAGAAAGCCCGCGCAGAACTCCAAGAAAGCGGAGACTTCAAACAGGCACTCGCAGAGTTCCCCGTACAACTGCGGTTTGAACGCGTCATGCTAAGACACCTCGCCGAAGACCCCGCGGATTTTGCGGGCGCCTTCCGACGGCTCCCCCTCAAACTGCGCACCCTGTTTGTGCAGGCATGGCAATCCTACCTGTTCAACCGCTTCCTGAGCGCGCGGCTCAACAGCGGACTCGGATTGGGCACGGCGGAGGCGGGGGACTTTGTGGTGGGTGTGGAACGCTCAGGACTCCCCCTCACACGCACAGGCAAATTTGTCGCGGAAGCAAACGTTGCGGAGGTCAATCGCCAAATTGCGGCAGGCAAACTTCGCGTCGCCCTACCCATCTTTGGTTCAAGGCAGCGGCTCTCCGAGGGCAAGACGGGGGAGATGCAGCGGCAAATTCTCCAAGAAGAAGGCGTGACCGACAGGGGCTTTTGGGTTCGCGAGCTGCCCGAAGTCAACTCCAAAGGCGAATTACGCGCGGCAGTCTGCCCCGTGTGCGGCTTCACCGCAGACAAAGCAGCCCCAGACCTTGGCGGGTTACGGTTGCCGCTGCAGTTTCGGCTGCTCCGAGGCGCCTACGCCACCGTACTCCTACGCGAACTCATAAAACCCAAAGACCTCATAGCCGCAGGATTCTAA